From a single Gimesia fumaroli genomic region:
- a CDS encoding sulfotransferase family protein, which produces MSKSQENNSGSTQGPFCVWSGIGFTNFIKLLRLRPTIRWSGMFRLISSGLFSISNSLLSLMEKLVFSRKVNKTKLEPPVFIIGHWRSGTTLLHNLISMDKQFIYPNMGAMLFPSHFLLTEPVLKQVVRRLLPKQRPMDNMPVTWDLPQEDETSIMLLHLMSPYLAISFSDQPEVYERYYELDQLTPKEASLWKKTFIYFMKKLTYKAGENKRVLLKSPTHTFRIPFLLKMFPDARFVYIYRNPYKVYNSTLHLRRTMFGDNGFAPLDMEKLEEDMANIYENHLHVYERDRQIVPEGQLHEVRFEDLEADPVSELRKVYEHLNLSGFEELEKNMQPYLKDQKSYKKNKYEMDADQEKKIYERWQKAFEMFGYERLPSDALVKKECVTS; this is translated from the coding sequence ATGAGTAAAAGCCAGGAAAATAACAGTGGATCAACTCAAGGCCCGTTTTGTGTCTGGTCTGGAATTGGATTCACGAACTTCATCAAGCTGCTGAGACTGCGTCCCACGATTCGCTGGTCTGGAATGTTTCGTTTGATTTCCTCCGGATTATTCAGCATTTCCAACTCATTATTGAGCTTGATGGAAAAGTTGGTTTTTAGTCGGAAAGTAAATAAGACGAAACTGGAGCCGCCCGTTTTTATTATTGGCCACTGGCGGAGCGGAACCACTTTACTCCATAATCTGATTTCGATGGATAAACAGTTTATCTATCCCAATATGGGAGCCATGCTGTTTCCATCTCATTTTCTGCTCACCGAGCCTGTATTAAAACAGGTTGTACGGCGTTTGTTGCCAAAACAGCGTCCTATGGACAACATGCCGGTGACCTGGGATTTACCGCAGGAGGATGAGACGTCGATTATGCTGCTGCATTTGATGTCTCCTTATCTGGCAATCAGTTTCAGCGATCAGCCCGAGGTTTATGAACGCTACTATGAACTGGATCAATTGACGCCCAAAGAAGCTTCGCTCTGGAAGAAAACATTTATCTATTTCATGAAGAAGCTGACATACAAGGCCGGCGAAAATAAGCGTGTCTTGCTGAAGTCTCCGACGCATACGTTTCGGATCCCGTTCCTGCTGAAAATGTTTCCTGATGCCCGTTTCGTTTATATCTATCGAAACCCGTATAAAGTTTATAATTCCACATTGCATCTGCGTCGAACCATGTTTGGCGATAATGGTTTCGCTCCTCTCGATATGGAAAAATTAGAAGAGGATATGGCGAATATTTATGAGAATCATCTGCACGTTTATGAGCGTGATCGCCAGATCGTGCCGGAAGGTCAGTTACACGAAGTTCGCTTTGAAGATCTCGAAGCGGATCCAGTAAGTGAGCTTCGAAAAGTATACGAGCACCTGAATCTTTCCGGCTTTGAAGAGTTAGAAAAGAATATGCAACCGTATTTGAAGGATCAAAAATCCTATAAGAAAAACAAATACGAAATGGACGCCGACCAGGAAAAGAAAATCTACGAACGCTGGCAAAAAGCATTCGAGATGTTTGGTTATGAGCGGTTACCTTCTGATGCTCTGGTTAAAAAAGAATGCGTTACGTCTTAA
- the cydB gene encoding cytochrome d ubiquinol oxidase subunit II, with the protein MMETVWYILLLLMISTYLVLDGFDLGIGVLHLFLADNRPEQKQIIQSIAPVWDGNEVWLIAAGGTMMMAFPVFLSALFSGFYLPLTMVVWLLIFRAISIELPHYLSDSLWVHFWNIMLFVSSSLLIVILGAAMANVFRGVPLDQTGTFFEPLWTDFRIGTQTGILDWYTILSGMTSAVILLHHGALWLIAKTDGAVQQRSRRVASWLWDLTTGLTALTLLASYSVQPLAKASYASHPWILALPVGAILALIGSFLFRIKHHNMAAFLSSALFIYLVIFSGAAALYPNMLPSLNPEFSLTIYNASPPANELNTALFWWIPGIVLVGIYFTILFRSLPKTISTTASEEH; encoded by the coding sequence ATGATGGAAACGGTTTGGTATATTCTACTACTCTTGATGATTTCGACTTACCTGGTCTTGGATGGCTTCGACCTGGGAATTGGCGTACTGCACCTGTTTCTTGCTGACAATCGGCCCGAACAGAAACAGATCATCCAGTCCATTGCTCCCGTCTGGGATGGAAATGAAGTCTGGTTGATTGCTGCCGGCGGAACCATGATGATGGCTTTTCCAGTATTTCTCAGTGCGCTATTCAGTGGGTTCTATCTCCCCCTGACAATGGTCGTCTGGCTCTTGATCTTCCGGGCCATCAGTATTGAATTGCCGCATTATCTTTCCGATTCCCTGTGGGTTCATTTCTGGAATATCATGCTGTTTGTCTCCAGCAGTTTGCTGATTGTCATTCTCGGAGCAGCCATGGCGAATGTATTTCGCGGTGTTCCCCTGGATCAAACAGGGACGTTCTTTGAACCGCTCTGGACCGATTTTCGGATTGGGACTCAAACAGGAATTCTGGACTGGTACACGATCTTGAGTGGCATGACCTCCGCCGTGATCCTTTTACATCATGGTGCACTCTGGCTCATTGCAAAAACCGACGGAGCCGTTCAGCAACGATCCAGACGAGTTGCTTCCTGGCTATGGGATCTGACGACGGGGCTAACCGCGCTGACACTGTTAGCCAGCTACTCGGTTCAGCCACTTGCCAAAGCAAGCTATGCATCCCATCCCTGGATCCTGGCACTCCCTGTCGGTGCAATTCTGGCTCTGATTGGTTCGTTCTTATTTCGAATCAAACATCACAATATGGCAGCGTTTTTAAGCTCAGCTCTGTTCATTTATCTGGTCATTTTCAGCGGTGCTGCAGCCCTGTATCCCAATATGCTGCCCAGCTTGAATCCCGAGTTCAGCTTGACCATCTATAATGCATCCCCCCCCGCCAATGAGCTCAATACAGCCCTCTTCTGGTGGATTCCCGGTATCGTGCTTGTCGGGATTTACTTCACAATCTTGTTCCGCTCACTCCCCAAAACGATCTCTACGACTGCTTCTGAAGAGCATTAA
- a CDS encoding cytochrome ubiquinol oxidase subunit I, producing the protein MIDSILLHRVQFAFTASYHYLFPQLTMGLALLIFILKTIGLRGNPWADAAARFWLKIFGLTFLMGVVTGIPLEFQFGTNWSQLVKSTGSILGQTLAMEGIFAFFLESTFLYLLIFGEKKLSRTAHWIVSFLLVAGTWLSGYFIICTNAFLQHPVGYRIDEQGVFHLTSIWALLSNPWAIKQYLHTMTGSVITGSFTMASIGAYHLLKGEHLEITRRYLSVAVIVGFVASIIAAAPTGDWEAKQVQKHQPVKFSAMEGHFHTEDGAGLVLIGQPNLEELKIDNPIVIPKALSFLTYDSWNATVKGLTEYDRDLWPDNIELLYFSYHIMAGLGTLFIALMGLCMLLLWKKKLYTSRTILWLLMLALPFPFIANTAGWFTTEIGRQPWLIYGLMKTVDGASKNISQGNIMFTLLGFMGLYLFLSVLYFFLATRIINQGPELLSIDQANPATEAGT; encoded by the coding sequence ATGATTGATTCAATATTACTCCATCGAGTCCAGTTTGCTTTTACTGCATCGTACCATTATCTGTTCCCCCAATTGACAATGGGCCTGGCTCTGTTGATCTTCATTCTCAAGACCATCGGGCTGAGGGGAAATCCCTGGGCTGATGCGGCGGCGCGCTTCTGGCTCAAAATATTTGGACTCACATTTCTGATGGGAGTTGTCACAGGCATCCCCCTGGAATTTCAATTTGGAACTAACTGGTCCCAACTTGTGAAATCGACCGGATCGATCCTGGGGCAAACGCTGGCGATGGAAGGCATCTTCGCGTTTTTTCTGGAATCGACGTTTTTGTATCTTTTGATCTTCGGTGAAAAAAAACTGAGCAGGACCGCCCACTGGATCGTTTCTTTTCTGTTAGTAGCGGGAACGTGGCTCAGTGGTTACTTCATTATCTGTACGAACGCCTTTCTTCAGCATCCGGTAGGATATCGGATCGACGAACAGGGTGTTTTCCATCTGACTAGTATCTGGGCGCTGCTCAGTAACCCCTGGGCGATCAAACAGTACCTGCATACCATGACCGGCTCTGTGATTACAGGTAGTTTTACAATGGCTTCGATCGGTGCATATCATTTACTGAAAGGGGAACATCTGGAAATCACTCGGCGGTATCTCTCCGTGGCTGTGATTGTTGGGTTTGTTGCGAGTATCATCGCCGCCGCCCCAACCGGTGACTGGGAAGCCAAGCAGGTTCAGAAACATCAACCTGTCAAATTTTCGGCAATGGAAGGGCACTTTCACACCGAAGATGGTGCCGGCCTGGTCCTGATAGGTCAGCCTAATCTGGAAGAACTCAAAATTGATAATCCGATCGTCATTCCCAAAGCACTTTCCTTCCTGACATATGACAGCTGGAATGCGACAGTCAAAGGCCTGACCGAATACGATCGCGATCTCTGGCCTGATAACATCGAATTACTTTATTTTTCTTATCACATCATGGCTGGGCTCGGAACACTTTTCATCGCCTTAATGGGGCTGTGCATGTTGTTGCTCTGGAAAAAGAAGTTGTATACCAGTCGAACCATTCTCTGGCTGCTCATGCTCGCACTGCCGTTCCCGTTTATCGCGAATACAGCAGGCTGGTTTACGACAGAAATCGGGCGTCAACCCTGGTTAATTTATGGTTTGATGAAAACCGTCGATGGCGCATCAAAAAATATTTCACAGGGAAATATCATGTTCACATTGCTCGGATTCATGGGGCTCTATCTGTTTCTGTCCGTGTTATACTTCTTTCTCGCAACACGAATTATCAATCAGGGGCCTGAATTATTAAGTATCGATCAAGCAAACCCAGCAACGGAGGCGGGTACTTAG
- a CDS encoding M28 family peptidase, producing MIVLFPLCPLTAAEPVTKPEFDAGRSYEYLKTICRLKSRISGSPGMAAQQKLISEHFRKLKAQVQFQSFDAPHPLNGTPVRMNNMIVSWNPEAKKRILLACHYDTRPFPDRDRRQPRGLFIGANDGASGVAFLMELGNMMHELKISHGYGVDFVFFDGEELVYRENDPYFLGSKYFAKQYKTEPRDYEYVYGVLFDMIADKNLAIYMEKNSLKYAPQLTRSIWEAAQRMGVKQFIPQAKFEIRDDHLPLNEIARIPTCDIIDFDYPAWHTTRDIPRYCSGASMAKVGKVLIYWLQNAP from the coding sequence GTGATAGTGCTGTTTCCGCTCTGCCCTTTAACCGCTGCCGAACCAGTCACCAAACCCGAATTTGATGCCGGCCGCTCCTATGAATATCTGAAAACAATCTGCCGCCTCAAGTCACGTATCAGCGGTTCGCCCGGTATGGCGGCACAACAAAAGTTAATCTCAGAACATTTCAGGAAGCTGAAAGCCCAGGTTCAATTCCAATCGTTCGACGCTCCGCATCCCTTAAATGGAACTCCCGTGCGGATGAATAACATGATAGTCAGTTGGAATCCCGAAGCAAAAAAACGGATTCTGCTGGCTTGCCACTACGACACACGACCATTCCCCGACCGTGATCGGAGACAACCACGGGGGCTCTTTATTGGTGCGAACGATGGTGCCAGCGGCGTTGCTTTCCTCATGGAATTAGGAAATATGATGCACGAGTTGAAAATCAGCCATGGCTACGGCGTCGACTTCGTGTTTTTTGATGGCGAAGAACTCGTCTATCGTGAAAACGATCCCTATTTCCTCGGTTCAAAATATTTTGCCAAACAATACAAGACAGAACCACGGGATTATGAATACGTCTACGGCGTTCTCTTTGACATGATTGCAGATAAAAATCTGGCAATCTATATGGAAAAAAACAGTCTCAAGTACGCCCCTCAACTGACGCGCAGTATTTGGGAAGCCGCGCAAAGAATGGGGGTGAAGCAGTTCATCCCACAAGCCAAATTTGAAATCCGAGACGATCATTTACCCTTGAATGAAATTGCACGAATCCCAACCTGTGATATTATCGACTTTGATTACCCCGCGTGGCATACGACACGAGATATTCCACGCTACTGTTCAGGGGCCAGCATGGCGAAAGTGGGTAAAGTACTCATCTACTGGTTGCAGAATGCCCCCTGA
- a CDS encoding sulfite exporter TauE/SafE family protein: MDWWQNLLLAGVGVLAGILNVLAGGGSLIVMPTMVFLGIPGAVANGTIRIAILGQNLTAIAGFRHKGFSDFRLSFSLALCALPGAFLGAFLGSKLNNTWFNRVLAIVMLGVLVWMILSKRKKKATSDTSEATTSEESDSPPESPAIHHENTLTGHLLMVLAGFYGGFIQAGIGFILIAIMNGAMKIDLLRTNMHKVFIVATYTLAAIGIFAWQGKIDWVTGFILMLGMSAGGWIGSNLAVKKGEGFIRAVLYTAIVCMSIKLLFT, encoded by the coding sequence ATGGATTGGTGGCAAAATCTCTTATTGGCGGGCGTGGGCGTTCTTGCCGGTATTTTGAATGTCCTGGCTGGAGGGGGGTCCTTAATTGTCATGCCAACGATGGTGTTTTTGGGAATTCCCGGCGCTGTGGCGAATGGCACCATCCGCATAGCGATTCTGGGGCAAAACTTGACCGCCATCGCCGGTTTCCGCCATAAAGGGTTTTCTGATTTCCGGCTCAGTTTCTCATTAGCGCTCTGTGCTCTTCCGGGGGCGTTTCTGGGAGCCTTCCTGGGATCAAAACTCAATAACACCTGGTTCAACCGTGTACTGGCAATCGTCATGCTAGGTGTCCTCGTTTGGATGATACTCAGCAAACGTAAAAAGAAAGCAACATCGGATACGTCTGAGGCTACTACCTCAGAAGAATCGGATTCCCCCCCAGAGTCCCCGGCCATTCATCATGAGAACACGCTAACGGGTCATTTATTGATGGTCCTTGCAGGATTTTATGGTGGTTTTATTCAGGCAGGCATCGGCTTTATCCTGATTGCGATCATGAATGGTGCCATGAAAATCGATCTGTTGCGAACCAACATGCACAAGGTGTTTATTGTGGCAACGTACACATTAGCGGCGATTGGAATCTTCGCCTGGCAGGGAAAAATTGACTGGGTCACAGGCTTTATTTTAATGCTGGGAATGTCTGCCGGTGGTTGGATTGGTTCGAATCTGGCTGTCAAAAAAGGGGAAGGTTTCATTCGAGCCGTGCTCTATACGGCTATTGTTTGTATGTCGATCAAACTATTATTCACCTAA
- a CDS encoding DUF1614 domain-containing protein → MPQQQPNNLQSAQLSGCMILTLMVFFGCMMPLIFVDLAETALRNLHLSPQAAVLVLIGMIFGSLFNFPIARFPLDKEVNVPMFESLAGLQLMPQMKKLRQEAIIAVNLGGCIIPVLLAVWLSKFIISGGPTPVIVALAGICLNSFMCYRMARLVPGIGIAMPVFIPPLTAVLATWFGFGIVAPMQGDLGVDFRSLYAPVAFVIGISGPLLGADLMHWKDFKKLDAPSISIGGAGTWDGIVLSGMIASLLA, encoded by the coding sequence GTGCCTCAACAGCAACCGAACAATCTTCAATCCGCCCAGTTATCGGGCTGCATGATTCTGACCCTAATGGTCTTTTTTGGCTGTATGATGCCTTTAATTTTTGTCGATCTGGCGGAAACAGCATTACGAAACCTACACCTCAGTCCGCAAGCAGCGGTTCTGGTTCTGATCGGCATGATCTTCGGATCATTGTTTAACTTTCCGATCGCCCGCTTCCCGCTTGATAAGGAAGTGAATGTCCCGATGTTTGAATCGCTGGCCGGTCTGCAACTGATGCCACAAATGAAAAAATTACGTCAGGAAGCGATCATCGCAGTCAACTTGGGAGGCTGTATCATTCCCGTTCTTCTGGCGGTCTGGCTTTCGAAATTTATTATCTCTGGTGGACCGACTCCCGTCATTGTTGCGCTGGCAGGAATCTGTCTCAACTCCTTTATGTGCTATCGTATGGCACGTCTGGTCCCGGGAATCGGAATTGCCATGCCCGTCTTCATTCCTCCACTGACTGCCGTGTTGGCAACCTGGTTTGGTTTTGGAATCGTGGCCCCCATGCAGGGAGATTTAGGAGTCGACTTCCGGTCTCTCTATGCTCCCGTTGCGTTTGTAATCGGCATCTCAGGTCCTCTGCTGGGAGCAGATTTGATGCACTGGAAAGATTTCAAAAAACTGGATGCGCCTTCTATCAGCATCGGGGGAGCGGGAACTTGGGACGGAATTGTACTGTCCGGTATGATCGCCTCACTCCTTGCTTAG
- the aroC gene encoding chorismate synthase, with product MVGNSFGQAFRITTAGESHGPGNVVIIDGVPPGIPISVEDLLVDLNRRKPGQSKIVTQRKEADHPEILSGVFEGITTGTSLAILIRNEDQRSKDYGDIKDKYRPGHADYTYDAKYGFRDYRGGGRSSARETNVRVAAGVVAKKILATAFSGRIVGYVTQVGHLKAEIADPTLITADQVEQFSDGSLNPVRCPDHDLARQMIEFIDQVRKEGDSIGGVAEIVAINVPAGLGEPVFDKLKADIAKALFSIPAVLGVEYGSGFGCATMRGSQNNDHFIAEAGEDAPIITTDTNRHGGSLGGISTGQPLVFRAAVKPTSSLLIEQPTVTKQGEPTTIRTKGRHDPCLLPRFVPIAEAMIAITLADHWLRWRAQCEAAPNRTHND from the coding sequence ATGGTAGGTAATTCTTTTGGACAAGCGTTTCGGATTACGACGGCTGGCGAAAGCCACGGTCCGGGCAATGTGGTGATTATTGATGGCGTTCCTCCGGGAATTCCGATCAGCGTGGAAGATCTACTCGTCGATCTCAATCGTCGCAAACCAGGTCAAAGTAAGATTGTGACCCAGCGGAAAGAAGCCGACCATCCTGAGATTCTCTCCGGAGTGTTTGAAGGCATTACCACGGGTACCTCACTCGCCATTCTGATTCGGAACGAAGATCAGCGTAGTAAAGATTACGGCGATATCAAAGACAAATACCGTCCCGGCCATGCAGATTACACTTACGACGCCAAATATGGCTTCCGTGATTATCGAGGCGGCGGACGATCCAGTGCGCGTGAAACAAATGTCCGTGTCGCAGCCGGAGTGGTTGCCAAGAAAATTCTGGCAACTGCGTTTAGTGGACGGATTGTGGGTTACGTAACTCAGGTTGGTCACTTAAAAGCCGAAATTGCAGATCCCACTTTGATTACCGCCGATCAGGTCGAACAGTTTTCCGATGGCAGTTTGAACCCGGTGCGTTGTCCCGATCATGATCTGGCTCGCCAGATGATCGAATTCATCGATCAGGTACGAAAAGAAGGTGATTCCATAGGCGGAGTCGCAGAAATCGTGGCGATCAACGTTCCCGCGGGATTGGGGGAGCCGGTCTTCGATAAGTTGAAAGCCGACATCGCCAAAGCCTTGTTCAGCATTCCCGCTGTTCTGGGAGTCGAATACGGATCGGGTTTTGGATGTGCGACAATGCGGGGCAGTCAGAATAATGATCACTTCATCGCTGAAGCAGGAGAAGACGCTCCGATTATTACCACAGACACAAACCGGCATGGAGGAAGTCTGGGTGGCATTTCAACAGGACAGCCTCTTGTGTTTCGTGCTGCGGTCAAGCCGACCAGTAGCCTGTTGATCGAACAACCAACGGTGACAAAACAGGGTGAGCCGACAACCATCCGAACCAAAGGGCGACATGACCCCTGTCTGTTGCCTCGATTTGTTCCGATTGCCGAAGCGATGATTGCGATCACGCTTGCCGATCATTGGTTGCGTTGGCGTGCCCAATGTGAAGCGGCTCCCAATCGCACTCACAATGATTAA
- a CDS encoding secondary thiamine-phosphate synthase enzyme YjbQ, with protein MAWIQKQIRLPALRRGFHLVTHEVLSEIPELSQVDVGIMHVFIMHTSASLSINENADPDVPVDLEMAFNKIAPESFPYVHTCEGPDDMPAHVKASMIGNSLTIPISGGRLCLGTWQGIYLCEHRNHGGSRRLVVTIQGE; from the coding sequence ATGGCCTGGATTCAAAAGCAGATTCGACTTCCTGCCTTAAGACGGGGCTTTCATCTCGTAACACATGAAGTGCTGAGCGAAATTCCCGAGTTATCACAAGTTGATGTTGGCATCATGCATGTTTTTATTATGCATACGTCAGCTTCACTGTCGATCAATGAAAATGCCGACCCGGATGTCCCCGTTGATTTGGAGATGGCCTTTAACAAGATCGCTCCCGAATCGTTTCCGTATGTGCATACCTGCGAAGGTCCCGATGATATGCCTGCCCATGTCAAAGCCTCAATGATTGGGAATTCGCTTACGATTCCGATCAGTGGCGGCCGACTCTGTCTGGGCACGTGGCAGGGAATCTATCTCTGCGAGCACCGTAACCACGGCGGTAGTCGTCGTCTGGTGGTGACGATTCAGGGCGAGTAA
- a CDS encoding outer membrane protein assembly factor BamB family protein — protein MHLKIAMFALLMFISSSVQADWMRFRGPNGSGVSDEKQATPAEWSPQKNLKWKVALPGPGSSSPIIVGDQVFVTCWSGYGMNRNDLGDQKDLKRHLVCLDRKSGKILWDKTVGPVLPEDVYTGMFAEHGYASHTPTSDGKRVYAYFGKSGAVAFDLEGNQLWQTIVGDELDPRRWGSSSSPILYKDLLIVTATAESEAIVALNKETGKEVWRQESSGFNSTWGTPILVNHGDKRTDLVIGVPYEIWGLSPDTGKLRWYCEAMPTETYCSSVIAQNGVVYGIEGRGGGSIAVRANGKGDVTKSHVLWSGRDANRIETPVIYQDRIYFFSRGIANCIDAKTGERIFRGRLEQGDAVAADEREEPAGNRFGGRGGRGGGGFRGSDYSSPIVADGKVYYTSRSGETYVIKAGDKLEQISVNRLTNDNEDFSASPAVSDGDLFIRSDKHLYCVGAKDS, from the coding sequence ATGCACCTCAAAATTGCTATGTTCGCTTTGTTGATGTTCATTTCCTCAAGCGTTCAGGCAGACTGGATGCGGTTTCGCGGGCCAAATGGCTCAGGGGTTTCTGATGAAAAGCAGGCTACTCCTGCTGAATGGAGTCCTCAGAAAAACCTGAAATGGAAAGTGGCACTACCAGGTCCCGGTTCATCCAGTCCGATCATTGTCGGTGATCAAGTTTTTGTCACCTGCTGGTCGGGCTATGGGATGAATCGGAATGACCTCGGTGATCAGAAAGATCTCAAGCGGCACCTTGTCTGCCTGGATCGAAAAAGTGGTAAGATCCTGTGGGATAAAACAGTCGGTCCGGTTCTACCTGAAGATGTCTATACAGGTATGTTCGCCGAACATGGTTATGCATCGCACACCCCCACCTCAGATGGCAAGCGGGTGTATGCCTATTTCGGTAAATCGGGAGCCGTTGCGTTCGACCTCGAAGGCAATCAGCTCTGGCAAACGATTGTGGGCGATGAACTTGATCCCCGCCGCTGGGGGTCTTCCTCAAGTCCTATTTTGTATAAAGATCTGCTCATTGTAACGGCGACGGCAGAAAGCGAAGCGATTGTCGCGTTGAATAAAGAGACTGGTAAAGAAGTCTGGCGACAAGAATCATCGGGCTTCAACTCAACCTGGGGCACGCCCATTTTAGTGAACCATGGTGATAAGCGAACCGACCTGGTGATCGGCGTTCCCTATGAAATCTGGGGACTCAGTCCAGACACCGGAAAACTGCGCTGGTATTGTGAAGCCATGCCGACCGAGACCTATTGCTCCAGTGTGATTGCTCAGAATGGAGTAGTTTACGGAATTGAAGGACGGGGCGGCGGATCGATCGCCGTGCGAGCCAATGGAAAAGGGGACGTCACCAAATCACACGTCCTCTGGTCAGGCCGGGATGCGAACCGAATTGAAACCCCCGTCATTTATCAGGACCGAATCTATTTCTTCTCGCGTGGCATTGCCAACTGCATCGATGCCAAAACCGGCGAACGCATCTTCCGGGGACGACTCGAACAAGGAGACGCTGTCGCAGCCGATGAGAGAGAAGAACCAGCCGGAAATCGTTTTGGCGGACGCGGGGGTAGAGGAGGCGGTGGTTTTCGTGGTAGCGACTATTCCTCCCCCATCGTTGCCGACGGCAAAGTATATTACACTTCCCGCTCCGGCGAGACGTATGTGATCAAGGCCGGCGACAAACTGGAACAAATCTCTGTTAATCGTCTGACCAATGACAATGAAGACTTTAGTGCCTCTCCCGCAGTGAGTGATGGTGATCTCTTTATCCGCTCGGACAAGCACTTATACTGTGTCGGTGCAAAGGACAGTTAA
- a CDS encoding EF-hand domain-containing protein — translation MRFTHLLSVSTALLAICATTLLPAQPPEGGDRPERGDRPEGRERGPRDGDRGERGPRDGGPRRGGPGGPGGRPNFLMMMPIIVVLDVNKDGEISKEEMENATAALQKLDKDKNGKLTQEELRPDFGGFARRDGDRRGPGGSGGQGGFGRRDGGNRTGDFVSRMMNNDKNKDGKLTKDELPERMQPMFDRIDTNKDKEVDKAELTKMAEQFNSRNRSRGGDRGNRGGRRPDSDRPKRPEPEEN, via the coding sequence ATGCGTTTCACACATCTACTTTCTGTCAGCACAGCTCTGCTCGCAATTTGTGCGACAACACTACTTCCTGCACAACCTCCTGAAGGTGGCGATCGACCTGAACGAGGTGATCGGCCTGAAGGGCGTGAGCGTGGCCCTCGCGACGGCGATCGCGGTGAACGAGGCCCTCGAGACGGTGGTCCCCGCAGAGGCGGTCCTGGTGGACCAGGCGGGCGTCCCAACTTCCTGATGATGATGCCGATCATCGTGGTTCTCGATGTCAATAAGGATGGCGAAATCTCCAAAGAGGAAATGGAGAATGCGACTGCGGCTCTTCAAAAACTGGATAAAGACAAAAACGGCAAGTTAACCCAGGAAGAATTGCGTCCTGATTTTGGCGGTTTCGCCCGACGCGACGGTGACCGTCGTGGCCCCGGAGGTTCAGGTGGCCAAGGTGGATTTGGAAGACGAGATGGAGGAAATCGTACTGGTGATTTCGTCTCGCGGATGATGAACAACGACAAAAACAAAGATGGCAAACTTACCAAAGATGAATTGCCCGAGCGGATGCAACCGATGTTTGATCGGATCGACACCAACAAAGATAAAGAAGTCGATAAAGCTGAGTTAACCAAAATGGCAGAACAGTTTAACTCACGCAATCGGTCGCGCGGCGGAGATCGGGGTAATCGTGGTGGACGTCGTCCCGACAGCGATCGTCCCAAGCGTCCTGAACCAGAAGAAAATTAA